A single genomic interval of Celeribacter indicus harbors:
- a CDS encoding type II toxin-antitoxin system HicB family antitoxin translates to MKERQNAMYYWAIVHHDEGSAYGVTFPDLDGCFAASDDQEKVMPAAIEALDLYFEDMAEIPGAMSLDAVRETYREDLLEGAYLIQVPLIPRTTKSVRVNLSFDQGLLSAIDSAADRVGLNRSAFLAMAAKEKIRDTEAA, encoded by the coding sequence ATGAAGGAAAGGCAAAATGCAATGTACTACTGGGCGATTGTCCATCACGACGAAGGAAGCGCATACGGCGTGACCTTCCCGGATCTGGACGGGTGCTTTGCCGCCTCTGACGATCAGGAAAAAGTCATGCCGGCAGCAATCGAAGCTCTCGATCTGTATTTCGAGGATATGGCGGAAATTCCCGGCGCAATGTCTCTGGATGCAGTTCGGGAGACATACAGGGAAGATCTCTTGGAAGGGGCCTATCTCATCCAGGTCCCGCTGATCCCGCGCACAACGAAATCCGTGCGCGTGAATCTCAGCTTTGATCAGGGGCTCCTGTCAGCCATCGACAGCGCCGCAGATCGTGTCGGATTAAACCGCTCTGCCTTCCTCGCGATGGCGGCAAAGGAAAAGATCCGAGACACCGAAGCTGCATGA
- a CDS encoding thermonuclease family protein, producing the protein MRLGNLLHVAALSGTLAAVVACLPVQDARAAEQLASARAPRVIDGDTLALGETRVRLHGIDAPELSQSCRDAEGARWDCGQWSKLVLAKLVSGGVSCEARDVDRYGRIVAVCTGAAGDVNAAMVAAGAAYAYARYATDYVPAERAARAAGRGVWRGTGERPADYRAAGRGDSGAEAAPEGCAIKGNISTSGRIYHMPGSRWYAQTRIDPRRGERWFCSARAAEAAGWRRADG; encoded by the coding sequence GTGAGGTTGGGAAATTTGCTCCATGTCGCGGCCCTGTCGGGCACGCTCGCGGCTGTCGTCGCCTGTCTGCCCGTGCAGGACGCGCGGGCGGCGGAGCAGCTGGCGAGCGCACGGGCGCCGCGGGTGATCGACGGCGATACGCTCGCGCTCGGGGAGACGCGGGTGCGCCTCCACGGCATCGACGCGCCGGAGCTGTCGCAGAGCTGCCGGGACGCGGAGGGCGCGCGCTGGGACTGCGGCCAGTGGTCGAAACTCGTGCTCGCAAAGCTCGTCTCCGGCGGGGTGAGCTGCGAGGCGCGCGATGTCGACCGGTACGGACGGATCGTCGCGGTCTGCACCGGCGCGGCGGGCGATGTGAATGCGGCGATGGTCGCCGCCGGCGCCGCCTATGCCTATGCGAGATACGCCACCGATTACGTCCCTGCCGAACGCGCCGCCCGCGCTGCCGGCCGCGGTGTCTGGCGCGGCACGGGCGAACGGCCGGCGGATTACCGCGCCGCAGGCCGCGGCGACAGCGGCGCAGAGGCCGCGCCGGAGGGCTGTGCGATCAAGGGCAACATCTCCACCTCCGGGCGGATCTATCACATGCCCGGCAGCCGCTGGTACGCGCAGACCCGCATCGACCCGCGCCGCGGGGAGCGCTGGTTCTGTTCGGCGCGGGCGGCGGAGGCCGCCGGATGGCGCCGCGCGGACGGCTGA
- a CDS encoding type II toxin-antitoxin system HicA family toxin codes for METDSREIIKRLLSEGFEKVSQKGSHVKLRKGTRTVIVPHPKRDLPRGTARQIAKAAGWIE; via the coding sequence ATGGAAACGGACAGCCGAGAGATCATCAAGCGGCTTCTTTCCGAAGGTTTCGAAAAGGTCTCACAGAAGGGGTCACATGTGAAACTGAGGAAGGGCACCCGGACAGTGATCGTTCCACACCCCAAGCGGGATTTGCCGAGAGGCACGGCCCGCCAAATCGCAAAGGCTGCGGGCTGGATCGAATGA